From Candidatus Binatia bacterium:
GCACGTTCTGCGCGTTCTTCCGGCCGGAGCACCATAGAGAAGGCTACACGATGTCGCACGACCACGTGCTCGAGCGCGTGAAGTATGCGGTGGATCAGGGCGCGACGCAGATCATGATTCAGGGCGGCGTCAATCCGGAACTAGGCATCGAGTGGTTCGAGACGCTCTTCGATCGCGTTCGGCGCGAGTATCCGCAGGTCGACCTGCACTCGCTCTCGGTCTCCGAAATCGTCGGCTTGGCCCACGTCGAATCCATCTCGACGCACGATGTGCTCGCCCGGCTGAAAGACGCCGGCATGAAATCGCTTCCCGGCGCGGGTGCCGAGATTCTCGTCGAGCGCGTGCGCCGGCGCATCTCGGCGCGCAAGGTGAAGCCGCACGAGTGGCTCGGCGTGATGCGCGAGGCGCAGCTGCTCGGCATGCCGACGACCGCGACGATGATGTTCGGCTCGATCGAGACGCCGGCGGAACGCATCGAGCACATGCACGTGCTTCGCGAGCTCCAAGACGAGACCGGAGGGTTCACCGCCTTTATCCCGTGGTACTACGTTCCGTTCAAGACGCCGCTGCGCGGAAAAGAGGCAACCGGGTTAGAGTATCTCCGGGTGCTCGCGGTCTCGCGCCTCTATCTCGACAACTTCCCGCACCTCCAGGCATCCTGGCTGACGCCCGGATTAAAGATGGGCCAACTCGCGCTCTTCTACGGCTGCGACGACATGGGCGGCACGATCATCGAAGAGCAGGTCGTTCACGATGCCGGCAACACGAACG
This genomic window contains:
- the mqnC gene encoding cyclic dehypoxanthinyl futalosine synthase, encoding MPSLASLIDRAAGGGRLTFDEGVRLYGEADIHELGAAAHARRLAMHDPDVVTYVIDTTINYTNVCNVHCTFCAFFRPEHHREGYTMSHDHVLERVKYAVDQGATQIMIQGGVNPELGIEWFETLFDRVRREYPQVDLHSLSVSEIVGLAHVESISTHDVLARLKDAGMKSLPGAGAEILVERVRRRISARKVKPHEWLGVMREAQLLGMPTTATMMFGSIETPAERIEHMHVLRELQDETGGFTAFIPWYYVPFKTPLRGKEATGLEYLRVLAVSRLYLDNFPHLQASWLTPGLKMGQLALFYGCDDMGGTIIEEQVVHDAGNTNEASRRDIEDVIVKAGFRPVVRDTYWNVRELVPVSP